One Vigna radiata var. radiata cultivar VC1973A unplaced genomic scaffold, Vradiata_ver6 scaffold_146, whole genome shotgun sequence genomic region harbors:
- the LOC106780127 gene encoding uncharacterized protein LOC106780127: MNDWAPPLIAAALFWLLSPGMIFQLPGKNAPFEFMNMKTTVASMFVHTVIYGLLLMLFFVVLSVHLYI; encoded by the coding sequence ATGAACGATTGGGCTCCTCCGCTCATAGCTGCAGCACTGTTTTGGCTCTTGTCCCCAGGAATGATCTTTCAGTTGCCGGGGAAGAATGCACCCTTTGAGTTCATGAACATGAAGACCACTGTTGCATCCATGTTTGTGCACACTGTAATTTATGGTTTGCTGCTCATGTTGTTCTTCGTTGTTCTTAGTGTTCATCTATATATTTAA